Proteins co-encoded in one Babylonia areolata isolate BAREFJ2019XMU chromosome 5, ASM4173473v1, whole genome shotgun sequence genomic window:
- the LOC143282572 gene encoding triosephosphate isomerase-like: protein MATRKYFVCGQSNERDIKDSLDDIVSFLNRAPIDKRAEIVVAPPPTFLQTFAGRLSKPNVSLAADYCCMGEQPHTLSPEKVKDIGAHWIIVGRGERRKAAKERCKETGDQIRAALDAGLNVMVCVGETLQEKELSQTQDVLHCQMQCIADNVEDWSRVVVVYQPLWALYTCKRVLPFEVQLTHKDLRNWLADNLTPSIARHTRIIFGGFVSGNHSSEMAIKEDIDGFLEGDSYLSNDFLRIVNARK from the coding sequence ATGGCCACACGAAAGTATTTTGTCTGTGGCCAGAGCAACGAAAGGGACATAAAAGACTCCCTGGATGACATCGTTTCTTTCTTGAATAGAGCCCCAATTGACAAGCGTGCTGAGATCGTGGTGGCACCCCCGCCTACCTTCCTGCAGACCTTTGCTGGCCGACTGTCCAAACCCAACGTCTCACTGGCCGCCGACTATTGCTGCATGGGGGAACAACCTCACACCCTCAGCCCCGAGAAGGTCAAAGACATTGGAGCCCACTGGATCATCGTGGGTcgcggggagaggaggaaggcggCGAAGGAGAGGTGTAAGGAGACTGGTGACCAGATCCGAGCAGCGCTGGACGCGGGGCTGaacgtgatggtgtgtgtgggagaaacGCTGCAAGAGAAGGAGCTCTCTCAGACCCAGGACGTCCTCCACTGCCAAATGCAATGCATCGCTGACAACGTGGAGGACTGGAGCCGGGTCGTGGTGGTCTATCAGCCTCTGTGGGCATTATACACGTGCAAAAGGGTCCTGCCTTTCGAGGTGCAGCTCACGCACAAAGACCTGCGCAACTGGTTGGCTGACAACCTGACCCCAAGCATCGCCAGACACACCAGGATCATCTTTGGAGGATTTGTGAGTGGCAACCACAGTTCAGAGATGGCCATCAAAGAGGACATAGATGGTTTCCTGGAGGGCGACTCCTATCTTTCCAACGACTTTCTCAGGATCGTTAACGCGCGAAAATAG